In Hwangdonia lutea, a single window of DNA contains:
- a CDS encoding M16 family metallopeptidase has translation MKRINYLLKITLCFVLLTSFSITVEAQIKKTASVEGITEYKLDNGLKVLLFPDNSAQTITVNITYLVGSRHEGYGEKGMAHLLEHMVFKGTPNHPDIPKELTERGSRPNGTTWFDRTNYYETFNANDDNLDWALDLEADRMVNSYIAKKDLESEFSVVRNEFESGENSPTRVLMQKVTSAAYLWHNYGKSTIGNKSDIERVPIENLQAFYKKYYRPDNAVLMVTGKFETDKTLALIEKKFGGIKKPDTPLRDIPTIEPAQDGEKRVTLSRVGDLQIVSALYHTPAGSHEDYAAMSVVEQVLTDQPSGRLYKALVDGKKASSLWSFSPFTKEPSFLYINVDVPSEKSLTEAETTLLSVLDGLKENPITEEEVNRAKSNLLKRIDQISRNSAFLGTYMSEFIGAGDWRLAFIHRDRIESMTAEKVNEAAQRYLINTNRTVGNFVPTKTPIRVEIEHTQGLEELVASYKGKAGYGAGEAFDVSYENIQNRLDSGTLNTTPIEYGFIKKDNRGKTVTLSFTFRNGNVNDFMNKGKIASYTARMLNKGTQNHTRQDIEDKLSALKSSVGFGGSNGRVNVYVSSTEENLMETLALMTDMLKNPKFDPAELDKLKTQELASIEQNKTEPQYLAGKRLGALNQNYKKGHPLYVTSIEEDIEAINAVTVEAIQDYYNEFYGISDSATLVAIGNVDEQGLKDYFEKEFSDFKSNKPYKPISDKYIPNNAANEKIKTPDKKNAISIGVLAFEGSQVDEDYAALQIAGSIFGGGFLNSRIADRLRQKDGVSYGAGGRVSVDGDEKDKKSSIMVYAIYAPENASKVQKGFSEEIARFIADGITEDELKVAVTSWVQGQNVSRAKDNELSSKINNNLYYDRDMMFYKDIEDRVTNLTVEDVNKVIKKYFKTFDKWTVVNAGDFEKSPEIKTDKKVD, from the coding sequence ATGAAAAGAATTAATTATCTATTAAAAATTACACTGTGTTTTGTGTTATTGACTTCGTTTTCAATAACCGTTGAAGCTCAGATTAAAAAAACGGCAAGTGTTGAAGGCATTACAGAGTATAAACTAGACAATGGTTTAAAAGTGCTGTTGTTTCCAGATAATTCTGCACAAACCATTACCGTAAACATCACCTATTTGGTGGGGTCGCGACACGAGGGTTATGGCGAAAAGGGAATGGCGCACCTCTTGGAGCACATGGTTTTTAAAGGCACGCCAAACCATCCGGATATCCCAAAGGAATTAACCGAACGCGGTTCCCGACCAAACGGCACCACATGGTTTGATAGAACCAACTATTACGAAACCTTTAATGCCAATGATGATAATCTGGATTGGGCCTTGGATTTGGAGGCCGATAGAATGGTAAATTCGTACATAGCAAAAAAGGATTTGGAATCTGAATTTTCGGTAGTTAGAAATGAATTTGAAAGTGGCGAAAACTCACCTACTAGGGTGCTGATGCAAAAAGTAACGAGTGCCGCTTATTTATGGCATAATTACGGAAAATCCACCATTGGAAACAAATCGGATATTGAGCGCGTGCCTATTGAAAACCTACAAGCATTTTACAAAAAATATTACCGTCCGGATAACGCTGTTCTTATGGTTACCGGCAAATTTGAAACCGATAAGACTTTGGCTTTAATTGAGAAAAAGTTTGGAGGGATTAAAAAACCAGACACACCTTTAAGGGATATCCCAACTATTGAGCCTGCCCAAGATGGCGAAAAACGTGTTACATTAAGTCGTGTTGGCGATTTGCAAATTGTATCGGCGCTATATCACACGCCAGCAGGATCGCACGAAGATTATGCGGCCATGTCTGTGGTTGAACAAGTACTTACCGATCAACCTTCAGGTAGATTGTATAAAGCTTTGGTAGACGGTAAAAAAGCTTCTAGTCTTTGGTCGTTTTCTCCATTTACAAAGGAACCTTCATTTTTATATATAAATGTGGATGTGCCTTCAGAAAAATCATTAACCGAGGCTGAAACCACGTTATTGTCGGTGTTAGACGGTTTAAAAGAGAATCCGATTACCGAAGAAGAGGTTAATCGTGCCAAATCCAATTTGTTAAAACGCATCGATCAAATAAGTAGAAATTCAGCCTTTTTAGGCACTTATATGAGCGAGTTTATTGGAGCTGGCGACTGGCGATTGGCCTTCATTCATAGAGATAGAATTGAAAGTATGACGGCCGAAAAAGTAAATGAGGCTGCTCAGCGCTACTTGATAAACACCAACAGAACCGTGGGTAATTTTGTTCCAACTAAAACACCTATTCGTGTGGAAATAGAGCATACCCAAGGTCTTGAGGAGTTGGTTGCAAGCTACAAAGGAAAAGCAGGTTATGGTGCAGGAGAAGCTTTTGATGTGTCTTACGAAAACATTCAAAACCGATTGGATTCAGGTACTTTAAATACAACGCCAATTGAATACGGCTTCATTAAAAAAGACAACCGCGGTAAAACGGTAACCTTATCGTTTACTTTTAGAAATGGTAATGTGAACGATTTTATGAATAAAGGAAAAATTGCCAGTTACACCGCCAGAATGCTTAACAAAGGCACACAAAACCATACCAGACAAGATATTGAGGATAAATTGAGTGCCTTAAAATCGTCTGTTGGTTTTGGTGGTTCCAATGGTCGTGTAAATGTTTATGTGAGTTCTACCGAAGAAAATCTTATGGAAACCTTGGCTTTAATGACCGATATGCTGAAAAACCCTAAGTTTGACCCAGCGGAATTGGATAAACTTAAAACCCAAGAATTAGCAAGTATTGAACAGAACAAGACAGAGCCTCAATACTTAGCTGGTAAAAGATTGGGAGCATTAAACCAAAACTACAAAAAAGGACACCCACTTTACGTAACATCAATCGAGGAAGATATTGAAGCTATCAATGCGGTTACCGTTGAAGCTATTCAAGATTATTACAACGAGTTTTACGGTATTTCGGATAGTGCGACCTTGGTTGCTATTGGAAATGTAGATGAACAGGGTTTAAAGGATTATTTTGAAAAAGAATTTTCAGATTTTAAATCCAATAAGCCGTACAAACCTATATCGGATAAGTATATTCCGAATAATGCAGCAAACGAAAAAATTAAAACACCAGATAAAAAGAATGCCATAAGTATTGGTGTTTTGGCTTTTGAAGGCAGTCAGGTTGATGAAGATTATGCGGCCCTACAAATTGCAGGCTCCATTTTTGGTGGTGGATTCTTAAACTCTAGAATTGCCGATCGTTTACGTCAAAAAGATGGTGTGAGTTATGGTGCTGGCGGACGCGTAAGTGTTGATGGTGACGAAAAAGATAAGAAATCTTCCATCATGGTTTATGCTATTTATGCGCCTGAAAACGCATCAAAAGTGCAAAAGGGTTTTAGTGAAGAAATTGCGCGTTTTATAGCCGATGGAATTACAGAAGATGAGCTTAAAGTTGCCGTTACCAGTTGGGTGCAGGGGCAAAATGTGTCCAGAGCGAAAGACAATGAATTATCTTCTAAAATCAATAATAATTTATATTACGATAGAGATATGATGTTTTATAAAGATATCGAAGACCGCGTAACCAATTTAACCGTTGAAGATGTAAATAAAGTGATTAAAAAATACTTTAAAACATTTGATAAATGGACGGTTGTTAATGCCGGGGATTTTGAGAAATCACCAGAAATTAAAACCGACAAAAAAGTAGATTAA